The following coding sequences lie in one Halorarum halophilum genomic window:
- a CDS encoding Fic family protein — translation MDPADFANGPGSVDDYDGLPCYRPPSLPPELAYSDDLLRVYGDAQYALGRLTTLHRDLDNPNLLIAPFVHREAAMSSQVEGTNVTISDIYQHEVGSTPARSAAEGADVREAYNYVDAVKQGFARLDAGEPIDIDLVRDLHEVLLGGVRGEEDRPGELRDVPVYIGARGSDPTSATFIPAKPDLVELLLEQLFSYARRGEYPPLLDVALCHYQFEAIHPFRDGNGRLGRLLIMLQLYDAGLLPGPYLYLSAYFKQFGQQYREKLLAVSTDGAWDDWITFVLNAIAEQAIDGYDCGVRLKGLREEYRGKFPGSATTRELVDYLFEQPYLTGPRAVEATGRSKPSVYGAIDTLESEGTILETTGKQRNKVYEAPEILSVLSS, via the coding sequence ATGGATCCGGCGGACTTCGCGAACGGCCCGGGCAGCGTCGACGACTACGACGGGCTACCGTGCTACCGACCGCCGAGCCTCCCGCCGGAGCTGGCGTACAGCGACGACCTGCTCCGGGTGTACGGCGACGCCCAGTACGCGCTGGGGCGGCTGACGACGCTGCACCGCGACCTGGACAACCCGAACCTGCTCATCGCGCCGTTCGTCCACCGCGAGGCCGCGATGAGTTCGCAGGTCGAGGGGACGAACGTCACCATCTCGGACATCTACCAGCACGAGGTCGGCTCGACGCCGGCGCGCTCGGCCGCGGAGGGGGCAGACGTGCGCGAGGCGTACAACTACGTCGACGCCGTGAAACAGGGGTTCGCCCGGCTCGACGCCGGTGAACCCATCGACATCGACCTCGTCCGCGACCTCCACGAGGTGCTGCTCGGCGGCGTCAGGGGCGAGGAGGACCGACCGGGCGAACTCCGCGACGTCCCCGTCTACATCGGCGCGCGGGGGAGCGACCCCACCTCGGCGACGTTCATCCCCGCCAAACCGGACCTGGTGGAGCTCCTGCTCGAACAGCTGTTCTCGTACGCCCGGCGGGGGGAGTACCCGCCGCTGCTGGACGTGGCGCTGTGTCACTACCAGTTCGAGGCCATCCACCCGTTCCGGGACGGCAACGGTCGACTCGGGCGGCTGCTCATTATGCTCCAGCTGTACGACGCCGGGCTGCTCCCGGGGCCGTACCTCTACCTCAGCGCGTACTTCAAGCAGTTCGGCCAGCAGTACCGCGAGAAGCTGCTCGCGGTGAGCACCGACGGCGCGTGGGACGACTGGATCACGTTCGTGCTGAACGCCATCGCCGAGCAGGCCATCGACGGCTACGACTGCGGCGTCCGGCTGAAGGGGCTGAGGGAGGAGTACCGGGGGAAGTTCCCGGGGTCGGCGACGACGCGGGAGCTGGTCGACTACCTGTTCGAGCAGCCGTACCTGACGGGGCCGCGGGCGGTGGAGGCGACAGGCCGGTCGAAGCCGTCCGTGTACGGCGCGATCGACACGCTGGAATCGGAGGGGACCATCCTGGAGACGACCGGGAAGCAGCGGAACAAGGTGTACGAGGCGCCCGAGATTCTGTCCGTT